TGAACGAGTTCCCTCGCACGTGATTTAGATGGCCACATCTTCCTGAAAAGCTGGCAACTTTTGTACATGTTTTAAACATttgcatttcatatttttttcttcttcactgtaCATACTGTGCTTTGTGAGAGGGTAAgtagtcttagaattatcctcaacacttgAAAAATAGAGATTTTTCGGTTGATGAATGTACACCACTAATGCTGGTGGCTTTTATGACCCTAGCAAATGCCAATCCTAAAGcctagctaaccaaccaaccaactattcttttttttcataaagttgATTCtgacaaatgaaagaaaattctCAAAGATCTTTTATTATAGAGTTGTATACAGTATATACAACAGCTTGAATGATTGTTGGTATATTAGTTATCGTGTGGGGGCGTCAAATTAGAGAAACTTTACATggagaagaaagggaaaaagatatcTTACGTATGATATACACCTTGTTTTGGGAAGTCCAATGCTTACCTTAATAATGATGAGAGTGCAAGCAGTTATTAAGGGTTACCCTAGCGTGCGTTACCCTAGCGTGGGTTACCCTAGCATTCAATGTCACCAGGTGTCACATTACTGAACGGAACTGAGTTACTcgacatcatcactcatcatcaatgGAGAAGTTCACGTGTCTGACCCAGTTCCTGAACGTGCTCAGGTGGGGCGTCGCAACCTCCGCGGCGTTGATCCTGTGCGGGACGTCCTTTGGGAGGCCTCTACTCTCGACATCTACCATGTTGAGGAAGACCTTGCGTGTGAGGGGCAATAATTCCCTTATCACCTCTGGCGCCTTTTGAGGCTTAGTGAGCATATATCTCCGGATTCGCCCGAGGGCGTCGGCTATCTCCGGGAAGATGTCACTTGTGTCGGCGACCAATTTCTCCTGCGCTCCAGGTTCTCCGGTTTCTTGCCTCAGCGCCTCGGTTGCCTGGGGCATTGCTGCTGCCAGGGAGGCGCAAAGGACTACACACGCTACCAACTGTGGAACAGAATCACAATCTGTGTAAATGGAAAGGAAACGCACATACGACTACATGCAGAACATAAACAAAAGGAAATGCAATGAAACAAGcactcacacacttacatacacacctTAAGCCTTCCTGGACAAGCCTAACTCACCTGTATACCCTACGCTTCATGGCTCGTCGTTAAATGAACATTCagtaatgccctccaacagtaaGGACTCGACCTCCcgggacctttgcgtggtagATGGGAACGGTAACCGTTcgggcgatcatagccaagctGTTAGCGTTCTCAACTACCTCGCAaaagtcccgggttcgagtccttgctgctggagggcatCATGTGTTCTTGTgaaaatgcgcgttcatatgccctatatatatatatatatatatatatgtttatatattcttattttcattttcatatatattcgcatctcccagcattagcaaggtagcgtgtaaaacagaggactgagccttacagagagtatcctcaattggccccttctctgttccttcttttgggaaattaaaaaaacgagagagagagagagagagagagagagagagagagagagagagagagagagagagagagagagagagagagagaacctcgccACCTCTTGTAATTTAATGAGCTAAGATAAACCTATGTGTTTCACGAAAAACACTATATCAATTCCGTGGACACCATGGAGATTATTTAAATATCTATAATATACCATCACATAAAGTCGATGAATATCATTCACCTCTAAACACCCCAGGATTCTAACCGGGATCAATTATTCGACTCGATGAGtgtagaaaggagagtgattagttcgcagtgaaggtcggtctgcggcaggggtgtgtgatgtccccatggttgtgtaatttgtttaaggatggggtggttagggaggtaaatgcaaaagttttggagagaggggcgagtatgcagtctgttgtggatgggagggcctgggaagggagtcacttgttgtttaccgatgatacagcactggtagttaattcgagtgagaaactgcagaagttggtggctgcgtttggaaaagtgtgtgaatggagaaagttgagagtaaatgtgaataagagcaaggttaggttcagcagggttgagggacaagttagttgggatgtaagtttgaatggagaaggattggaggaagtgaagtgttttagatatctgggagtggacttagcagcgaatggaaccatggaagcggaagtgagtcacagggtggggaaggggagaaggtcttgggagcgatgaagactgtgtggaaagggagaacgttatctcggagagcaaaaatgggtatgtttgaaggaatagtagttccaacaatcttatacgGTAGccagggttgtacggaagagggtggatttgttggaaatgaaatgttggaggacagtatgtggtgtgaggtggtttgatcgagtaagtaatgaaaaggtaagagatatgtgtggaaatataaaaagtgtggttgagagagcagaaggtgtgatgaaatggtttggacatatggagagaatgagtgatgaaaggttcacaaagaggatgtatgtgacaCAGGttcaaggaagaaggagaagcgggagaccaaattggagatggaaagaaagagtgaaaaagattttgagcgatcggggcctgaacatacaggagggtgaaaggcatgcaatgaatagagtgaattggaacgatgtagtatccGGAgtgtacgtgctgtcaatggactgaactagggcatgcgaaacgtctggagtaaaccatagaaagatctgtggggcctggatgtggatagggagctgtggttttgatgcatcacacatgacagccttttttgtctgctttcctggcgctgcctcgctgaagcgtaacgat
This portion of the Panulirus ornatus isolate Po-2019 chromosome 4, ASM3632096v1, whole genome shotgun sequence genome encodes:
- the LOC139764522 gene encoding uncharacterized protein is translated as MYLKLVACVVLCASLAAAMPQATEALRQETGEPGAQEKLVADTSDIFPEIADALGRIRRYMLTKPQKAPEVIRELLPLTRKVFLNMVDVESRGLPKDVPHRINAAEVATPHLSTFRNWVRHVNFSIDDE